The genomic region CTCGGGCAAGTACAAAGAGCCGGTATTGGTTTCCGGCACCGATGGCGTCGGCACCAAACTCAAGCTCGCGCAGCAGTTGAACCGCCACGACACCATCGGGATCGATCTGGTGGCGATGTGCGTGAACGACGTGCTGGTACAGGGCGCCGAACCACTGTTCTTCCTGGACTATTTCGCCACCGGCAAACTCGATGTCGACACCACCGTGGCCGTGGTCGGCGGCATCGCCAAGGGCTGCGAACTGTCCGGCTGCGCACTGATCGGCGGCGAAACCGCGGAAATGCCCGACATGTATCCGCCGGGCGAATACGATCTCGCCGGTTTCTGCGTGGCCGGCGTCGAAAAATCGAAGCTCCTCGACGGCGCCAAGGTGCGCGCAGGCGATGTGCTGATCGGCATCGCTTCCAGCGGTCCGCACTCCAACGGCTACTCGCTGATCCGCCGGATCTACGATCGCGCCGGCCGCCCCGCCGACCTCGACCTCGGCGGCGGCGTGACACTGGTCGATGCACTGATGGCGCCGACGCGCCTGTACGTCAAACCGATCCTAGAACTGCTTGCAGGCACGCACGGCGGCGATGTCAACGCGATGGCGCACATCACCGGCGGCGGTCTGACCGAAAACATCATCCGCGTCGTGCCCGATGGCCTCGGGCTGAGCATCGACGCTTCCTCATGGCCGCTGCCGCCGGTGTTCGAATGGCTGCAGCGCGA from Lysobacter sp. harbors:
- the purM gene encoding phosphoribosylformylglycinamidine cyclo-ligase is translated as MTYRDAGVDIDAGNEVVERIKPLVKRSFRPEVMGGLGGFGALFDLSGKYKEPVLVSGTDGVGTKLKLAQQLNRHDTIGIDLVAMCVNDVLVQGAEPLFFLDYFATGKLDVDTTVAVVGGIAKGCELSGCALIGGETAEMPDMYPPGEYDLAGFCVAGVEKSKLLDGAKVRAGDVLIGIASSGPHSNGYSLIRRIYDRAGRPADLDLGGGVTLVDALMAPTRLYVKPILELLAGTHGGDVNAMAHITGGGLTENIIRVVPDGLGLSIDASSWPLPPVFEWLQREGDVSREEMWRTFNCGIGFVLIAPPTAAPALESELDRLALPHWRIGEISTHDNGERVRID